In a single window of the Allobranchiibius huperziae genome:
- the cbiT gene encoding precorrin-6Y C5,15-methyltransferase (decarboxylating) subunit CbiT, which yields MIDVVGIGDGGEAELSPQSRALVMGARTLLGGRRHLDLVPDVPGQTRRPWPSPLREGLAALLAEVHAADAPIGHVVALASGDPLRSGIGTTLIDLLGAGAVRVHPGLSSETLARARMGWSAEQTTVVTLVGRSPDGVRRHLAPGAHLVVLCSDGNTPGVLARLLTQQGWGASLMTAWWHLGGAAEGSLRASAAGWSAERTADLVLVCVEVSAVSASASPSTAAAVGPAPGRPEASFEHDGQISKRDVRASALAHLRPTPGGHLWDLGAGSGAVGIEWALAAPGASVSAVERNAARAERIRSNAREFGVVSDVTVVESASIDALADLPDPDAVFVGGGLSPALIDAVRSRLRPGGRLVAHAVTLSTEALLVGAQERFGGELTRISIERATSLGEHVSWTPSRAVVQWSSTKGMP from the coding sequence GTGATCGACGTCGTGGGCATCGGGGACGGCGGCGAAGCCGAGCTTTCCCCTCAGAGCCGGGCCCTGGTGATGGGCGCCCGGACGCTGCTCGGCGGCCGCCGGCACCTGGACCTGGTGCCCGACGTGCCGGGCCAGACCCGTCGCCCGTGGCCCTCGCCGCTGCGCGAGGGGCTGGCGGCGCTGCTCGCCGAGGTGCACGCCGCCGACGCACCCATCGGGCACGTCGTGGCACTGGCCAGTGGCGACCCGCTGCGCTCCGGCATCGGCACCACCCTGATCGACCTGCTGGGGGCCGGCGCCGTGCGTGTGCACCCGGGGTTGTCCTCCGAGACGCTCGCGCGGGCCCGGATGGGGTGGTCGGCCGAGCAGACGACCGTGGTGACGCTCGTCGGCCGCTCACCGGACGGCGTACGCCGTCACCTCGCCCCCGGTGCGCATCTGGTCGTGCTGTGCAGCGACGGGAACACGCCCGGGGTGCTGGCCCGCCTGCTGACGCAGCAGGGGTGGGGTGCCTCGTTGATGACGGCGTGGTGGCATCTGGGTGGCGCGGCCGAGGGGTCGTTGCGCGCATCGGCCGCGGGGTGGTCGGCTGAGCGCACCGCCGACCTGGTGCTGGTCTGCGTGGAGGTCTCCGCGGTATCGGCGTCGGCGTCGCCGTCGACGGCAGCGGCAGTGGGTCCGGCTCCGGGGCGACCCGAAGCGTCGTTCGAGCACGACGGCCAGATCAGCAAGCGCGACGTACGCGCGTCCGCCCTCGCTCATCTGCGCCCGACCCCTGGCGGCCATCTGTGGGACCTCGGTGCCGGATCGGGTGCCGTCGGGATCGAGTGGGCCCTGGCCGCGCCCGGTGCCAGCGTGAGCGCGGTCGAGCGCAACGCGGCGCGTGCCGAGCGGATCCGCAGCAATGCCAGGGAGTTCGGTGTGGTGTCGGACGTCACGGTCGTGGAGTCCGCGTCGATCGACGCGCTGGCAGATCTCCCGGATCCGGACGCGGTCTTCGTCGGCGGAGGCCTCTCGCCGGCCCTCATCGACGCCGTGCGATCGCGGTTGCGGCCGGGCGGGCGACTCGTCGCGCATGCGGTGACCCTGAGCACGGAGGCCCTGCTCGTCGGTGCTCAGGAGCGCTTCGGCGGGGAACTGACGCGCATCAGCATCGAGCGCGCGACGTCCCTGGGCGAGCACGTGTCGTGGACACCGTCGCGTGCCGTCGTCCAGTGGAGCTCCACGAAGGGAATGCCGTGA
- a CDS encoding precorrin-2 C(20)-methyltransferase: protein MSSNIIGHLYGVGLGPGDPDLITLKAARLIDSADVIAYHAGTGKSSIARAIAADLIPAGVQEEELRYPVTTGAVEHPAGYHGWLAEFYDECAARLRAHLEAGRSVVVLAEGDPMFYGSFMYLHDRLADSFPTEVVPGVTAVSGATAVSAHALARHEDVLTVLSGTLPVAELARRLADTDAAVVMKLGRTFANVREALRQAGLLDRAVYVERATRDGQRVLPAADVDPSTVPYMSIVIVPGQDRRADAAGRAAPAAEQAPPTSTTGTVHVVGLGPGPDRWLTPEASAILAEVDHVVGYAPYVERVPQRVGLTRHASGNTVEVDRARDALDLAAAGVDVAVVSGGDAGVFGMAAAVFEAAEAGGTAYAEVPVHVVPGLTAAQAAAALVGAPLGADFAVMSLSDRLKPWSVLEARLRAAAAADLVIALYNPRSRSRPDQLHTARAALLDVKSADTVVVIARDVGRAEESAVVTTLGEFDPDTVDMKCLVIIGACSTRVTPGGQVWTPRSVAQP, encoded by the coding sequence ATGAGCAGCAACATCATCGGGCACCTGTACGGCGTGGGCCTCGGCCCCGGCGACCCCGACCTGATCACGCTCAAGGCGGCCCGGCTCATCGATTCCGCCGACGTGATCGCCTATCACGCGGGCACCGGCAAGTCATCGATCGCGCGTGCCATCGCCGCCGACCTGATCCCGGCGGGCGTCCAGGAGGAAGAGCTGCGCTACCCGGTCACGACCGGCGCGGTGGAGCACCCGGCCGGCTACCACGGGTGGCTCGCGGAGTTCTACGACGAGTGCGCGGCGAGGTTGCGCGCGCACCTCGAGGCCGGCCGCTCGGTCGTCGTTCTGGCAGAGGGTGATCCGATGTTCTACGGGTCGTTCATGTATCTGCACGATCGCCTCGCCGACAGCTTTCCCACCGAGGTCGTCCCAGGCGTGACCGCGGTGTCCGGGGCGACCGCCGTGTCCGCGCACGCCCTCGCCCGTCACGAGGACGTGCTGACCGTTCTGTCGGGCACGCTGCCCGTCGCCGAGCTCGCGCGTCGTCTCGCCGACACCGACGCCGCCGTCGTGATGAAGCTCGGCCGCACGTTCGCCAACGTGCGCGAGGCGCTACGGCAGGCCGGCCTGCTCGATCGGGCGGTCTACGTCGAACGCGCCACCCGTGACGGCCAACGCGTGCTGCCCGCGGCCGATGTCGATCCGTCGACCGTCCCGTACATGTCGATCGTGATCGTCCCGGGTCAGGACCGGCGGGCGGATGCCGCAGGACGAGCGGCCCCAGCGGCGGAGCAAGCGCCTCCCACATCGACCACCGGCACCGTCCACGTCGTCGGCCTCGGCCCGGGCCCGGACCGCTGGCTCACGCCCGAGGCGAGCGCGATCCTGGCCGAGGTCGACCACGTCGTGGGGTACGCGCCGTACGTCGAGCGGGTGCCGCAGCGCGTCGGTCTCACCCGCCATGCGAGCGGCAACACCGTCGAGGTCGACCGGGCGCGCGACGCGCTCGACCTGGCTGCCGCTGGTGTCGACGTCGCGGTCGTATCCGGCGGCGACGCAGGGGTATTCGGCATGGCGGCTGCGGTCTTCGAGGCCGCCGAGGCAGGTGGCACGGCGTACGCCGAGGTGCCGGTCCACGTCGTACCGGGGCTTACAGCAGCGCAGGCCGCCGCGGCGCTCGTCGGCGCTCCGCTCGGCGCGGACTTCGCCGTGATGAGCCTCTCGGACCGGCTCAAGCCCTGGTCGGTGCTGGAGGCACGCCTCCGTGCGGCGGCCGCCGCCGACCTCGTGATCGCGCTCTACAACCCCCGCTCGCGGTCCCGGCCCGACCAGCTGCACACTGCGCGCGCCGCGCTACTCGATGTGAAGTCCGCCGACACCGTGGTCGTCATCGCGCGCGACGTCGGCCGCGCCGAGGAGTCGGCCGTCGTAACCACGCTGGGCGAGTTCGACCCCGACACGGTCGACATGAAGTGCCTGGTGATCATCGGGGCGTGCTCCACCCGGGTCACGCCGGGCGGCCAGGTCTGGACGCCGCGCTCCGTCGCTCAGCCCTGA
- a CDS encoding cobyrinate a,c-diamide synthase, giving the protein MTRLPRVVIAAAASGQGKTTVAVGIMAALRRRGLAVAPAKVGPDYIDPGYHALATGRPGRNLDPWLTSPEQIAPLLLHGARTPYTADLSVIEGVMGLYDGQMGTDGFASTAHVATLTDSPVLLVIDISSAARTIAASVHGLASYDPSVRVAGVVLNKAGSARHAAEVRRAVEATGLPVLGVLPRDAGVSVPSRHLGLVPAAERDEAAAGLDRLAGQIAEHLDLDAVLDLARTAPDLADEPWTPPVVHRTTPPRVVAVAGGQAFTFRYAETDELLRAAGCEPVVFDPATDTSLPQGTSGLYLGGGFPEAHAPALARNTPLLAELRAAVASGMPTVAECAGLLYLAEALDDHPMVGALPAAAAMHPRLTLGYRTAVLPVDGMLGAAGTAVHAHEFHRTRTSPPTAGPGAWLVDGAPVGFALDPAGIGRPTVHASYLHVHWAGNPSLATSFADAVHAYQPVTTGVRPSDDHAPVAAHPATTADNVDPLDHHGDAELRGTGRTLVDLAVNVRVPVPPVWLSDRIAACTTRLAAYPDVSQARTAIARRHGVPGTMVLPTSGAAEAFTLIARAVPGRHPLVVHPQFTEPEAALRRVGRVPERHLLHGDTGFVLDPALIDPNADLVMLGNPTNPTSVLHPRASLESLLGPGRTVVVDEAFIDAVPGELDSLISAQMPGLLVLRSLTKTWGLAGLRAGYVVGDPDLIALLAQHQPPWSVSTPAAVVMSATATRSALEQADDLARRATSDRAYLVRGLQARGLRPVDGVAPFVLVEGPPGAREALRDNGFAVRRGDTFPGLNAAWIRIAVRDTTTSDAFLAALDDVLAHTAAPAPELAR; this is encoded by the coding sequence GTGACCCGGCTGCCCCGCGTCGTGATCGCCGCCGCCGCCTCGGGTCAGGGCAAGACCACGGTGGCCGTCGGCATCATGGCCGCGCTGCGCCGCCGCGGACTCGCGGTCGCACCGGCCAAGGTCGGCCCCGACTACATCGACCCCGGCTATCACGCGCTCGCGACCGGTCGCCCCGGCCGCAACCTCGACCCGTGGCTGACCTCGCCGGAGCAGATCGCGCCGCTGCTGCTGCACGGCGCACGCACGCCGTACACCGCGGACCTGTCGGTCATCGAGGGCGTCATGGGCCTGTACGACGGGCAGATGGGCACCGACGGCTTCGCCTCGACCGCCCACGTCGCCACGCTGACCGATTCACCGGTGCTGCTGGTCATCGACATCTCCTCGGCGGCCCGCACCATCGCCGCGAGCGTGCACGGACTTGCCAGCTACGACCCGTCGGTGCGCGTCGCAGGCGTCGTGCTCAACAAGGCCGGCAGCGCCCGGCACGCTGCTGAGGTACGCCGCGCCGTCGAGGCCACCGGCCTGCCTGTCCTGGGAGTCCTGCCCCGCGACGCGGGCGTCAGCGTGCCGTCCCGCCACCTCGGACTCGTCCCCGCCGCCGAGCGCGACGAGGCCGCGGCCGGACTCGACCGGCTCGCCGGCCAGATCGCCGAGCACCTCGACCTCGACGCCGTCCTGGATCTCGCGCGCACCGCGCCGGACCTGGCCGACGAGCCCTGGACCCCGCCGGTCGTCCACCGCACCACGCCGCCGCGCGTCGTGGCCGTAGCCGGTGGGCAGGCCTTCACCTTCCGCTACGCCGAGACCGACGAGCTGCTGCGCGCCGCCGGGTGCGAGCCGGTCGTCTTCGACCCGGCGACCGACACGTCCCTGCCGCAGGGCACCAGCGGCCTCTACCTCGGCGGCGGTTTCCCCGAGGCGCACGCGCCCGCGCTGGCGCGCAACACGCCCCTCCTAGCCGAGCTGCGCGCCGCCGTCGCGTCCGGGATGCCGACCGTCGCCGAGTGTGCCGGGCTGCTCTATCTCGCAGAGGCACTCGACGACCACCCGATGGTCGGCGCCCTGCCCGCGGCTGCTGCGATGCATCCGCGCCTGACCCTCGGATACCGCACCGCGGTCCTCCCGGTCGACGGGATGCTCGGCGCCGCCGGCACGGCGGTGCACGCCCACGAGTTCCACCGCACCCGCACGTCTCCCCCGACCGCCGGGCCCGGCGCCTGGCTGGTCGACGGTGCACCGGTCGGGTTCGCGCTCGACCCGGCCGGCATCGGGCGTCCGACCGTGCACGCGTCGTACCTGCACGTGCACTGGGCCGGGAATCCATCTCTCGCGACGTCGTTCGCCGACGCGGTGCACGCATACCAGCCCGTGACCACGGGTGTACGTCCCTCGGACGACCACGCGCCGGTGGCAGCGCACCCCGCGACCACCGCAGACAACGTCGACCCGCTGGACCACCACGGCGATGCCGAGCTCCGCGGCACCGGACGCACCCTTGTCGACCTCGCCGTCAACGTGCGGGTGCCCGTCCCGCCGGTCTGGCTCAGCGACCGGATCGCTGCCTGCACCACCCGCTTGGCCGCGTATCCCGATGTCTCGCAAGCGCGTACGGCGATCGCTCGTCGCCACGGTGTGCCCGGGACGATGGTGCTGCCGACCAGCGGCGCCGCCGAGGCCTTCACCCTCATCGCCCGCGCCGTGCCCGGAAGGCACCCGCTCGTGGTGCACCCGCAGTTCACCGAGCCCGAGGCGGCGCTGCGCCGCGTCGGCCGGGTGCCGGAGCGGCACCTCCTGCACGGCGACACCGGCTTCGTCCTCGACCCTGCTCTCATCGACCCGAACGCCGACCTCGTCATGCTCGGCAACCCCACCAACCCGACCAGCGTTCTGCACCCGCGCGCCTCCCTCGAGTCCCTGCTGGGCCCCGGTCGCACCGTCGTCGTCGACGAAGCATTCATCGATGCCGTGCCGGGAGAGCTCGATTCGCTGATCAGCGCGCAGATGCCCGGCCTCCTGGTGCTGCGCTCACTCACCAAGACCTGGGGGTTGGCCGGACTGCGCGCCGGCTACGTCGTCGGCGACCCCGACCTCATCGCGCTCCTGGCGCAGCACCAGCCGCCGTGGTCGGTGTCGACGCCCGCGGCGGTCGTGATGTCCGCGACCGCGACCCGGTCCGCGCTCGAGCAGGCCGACGACCTCGCCCGAAGGGCGACCAGCGACCGGGCGTACCTCGTCCGCGGCCTGCAGGCACGGGGGCTGCGGCCGGTCGACGGAGTGGCCCCATTCGTGCTCGTCGAAGGGCCCCCGGGGGCGCGGGAAGCGCTGCGCGACAACGGCTTCGCCGTCCGTCGCGGCGACACCTTCCCAGGCTTGAACGCCGCCTGGATCCGTATCGCCGTGCGTGACACCACCACGTCGGATGCCTTCCTCGCCGCGCTCGACGACGTCCTCGCCCACACCGCCGCGCCCGCACCCGAGCTCGCCCGATGA
- the cobO gene encoding cob(I)yrinic acid a,c-diamide adenosyltransferase: MPKGQTPVAAADGLTTRARRNSPLVVVHGGDGKGKSTAAFGLALRGWNQGWSIGVFQFVKSAKWRIGEQSALEALDVVHRETGQGGPIEWHKMGSGWSWSRKAGSEQEHADAAREGWVEIKRRLAEQTHTLYILDEFTYVMKWGWVDVDDVVSTLRDRPGHQHVVITGRNPDPRLLEIADVATEMTKIAHPFDKGQKGQKGIEW; encoded by the coding sequence ATGCCGAAGGGACAGACCCCCGTCGCCGCGGCGGACGGACTCACCACCCGCGCACGGCGCAACTCCCCCTTGGTCGTCGTGCACGGCGGCGACGGCAAGGGCAAGTCCACGGCCGCGTTCGGGCTCGCGCTGCGCGGCTGGAACCAGGGCTGGTCGATCGGTGTCTTCCAGTTCGTGAAGTCCGCCAAGTGGCGCATCGGCGAGCAGAGCGCCCTCGAAGCGCTCGACGTCGTACACCGCGAGACGGGCCAGGGCGGCCCGATCGAGTGGCACAAGATGGGCTCGGGCTGGTCGTGGTCCCGCAAGGCCGGCAGCGAGCAGGAGCACGCCGACGCCGCCCGCGAGGGATGGGTCGAGATCAAGCGGCGCCTCGCCGAGCAGACCCACACGCTCTACATCCTCGACGAGTTCACCTACGTCATGAAGTGGGGCTGGGTCGACGTCGACGACGTCGTGAGCACGCTGCGCGACCGCCCCGGCCACCAGCATGTGGTCATCACCGGTCGCAACCCCGACCCCCGCCTGCTGGAGATCGCCGACGTGGCGACCGAGATGACCAAGATCGCGCACCCCTTCGACAAGGGCCAGAAGGGCCAGAAGGGCATCGAGTGGTGA
- a CDS encoding VWA domain-containing protein — protein MDSVPQFPFSAIVGADEMAIALVLTTVAPDVGGVLVRGEKGTAKSTMVRSLAAVLPEQDVVDGCRFGCDPSEPDPQCPDGPHTPGEDAVQRPARLVELPIGASDDRVTGSLDLSRALGSGQTAFEPGLLADAHRGLLYVDEVNLLQDHLVDLLLDAAAMGRNTVERDGVSVTHAARIMLVGTMNPEEGELRPQLLDRFGLSVEITASRVPQERVEIVRRRLAYDADPEGFATTYADAQATLGARLAAAQQRVADVELSDWALGKIATVCAGFDVDGMRADIVTARAARAHAAWQDRDSVAREDIRVAAKLALPHRRRRKPFDAPGLDEDLLDRLLGDDDEPDPTPDDTNDDPDPQQPQPDSQNDGGETDREDSPSGGDSSSSDSGDSGQDAAPPTPHQDGGEADRSDQEQELDTAAPEAPSAAPQVAQAEEPYRVRSFTVRGVGRGEAGRRSRAITNWGATIGSERDGSGAVHLPATIRAAALRGAGRAGAGRLHVAGEDLRHKVTQGRESNLVLIAVDASGSMGARERMREVKTAVISLLTDAYQRRDRVGVVTFRGAEADLALPPTHSVEAAAACLTDLPHGGRTPLAEGLLTAARALEVERIRDPHRRVLLVLVTDGRATSGPDALERARWVADRWPSTGVDAVVVDAETGRFRMGLAADLAERMGAEHVTLAEFAADSLVSAIRERSVA, from the coding sequence GTGGATTCCGTGCCGCAGTTCCCGTTCTCCGCCATCGTCGGTGCCGACGAGATGGCCATCGCGCTGGTCCTGACGACCGTCGCCCCCGATGTCGGCGGCGTGCTCGTCCGCGGCGAGAAGGGCACCGCGAAGTCGACGATGGTGCGCTCGCTCGCGGCGGTCCTGCCCGAGCAGGACGTCGTCGACGGATGCCGGTTCGGCTGCGACCCGAGCGAGCCCGACCCGCAGTGCCCCGACGGCCCGCACACACCCGGCGAGGACGCCGTGCAACGGCCGGCCCGGCTGGTCGAGCTGCCGATCGGCGCCAGCGACGACCGGGTCACCGGATCGCTCGACCTCAGCCGCGCGCTCGGATCGGGGCAGACCGCGTTCGAGCCGGGCCTGCTCGCCGACGCGCACCGCGGCCTGCTCTACGTCGATGAGGTCAACCTGCTGCAGGACCACCTGGTCGACCTCCTGCTCGACGCCGCCGCGATGGGCCGCAACACCGTGGAGCGCGACGGCGTGTCCGTGACCCACGCCGCGCGCATCATGCTCGTCGGCACCATGAACCCCGAGGAAGGTGAGCTGCGACCTCAGCTGCTCGACCGCTTCGGTCTGTCCGTCGAGATCACCGCGTCCCGGGTGCCGCAGGAGCGCGTGGAGATCGTCCGTCGCCGACTGGCCTACGACGCCGACCCCGAGGGCTTCGCCACGACGTACGCCGACGCGCAGGCCACGCTCGGCGCGCGGCTGGCCGCCGCGCAGCAGCGGGTGGCCGACGTGGAGCTGTCGGACTGGGCGCTGGGCAAGATCGCGACCGTCTGCGCCGGGTTCGACGTCGACGGGATGCGCGCGGACATCGTGACGGCGCGCGCGGCCCGGGCGCACGCAGCGTGGCAGGACCGCGACAGTGTCGCCCGCGAGGACATCCGGGTCGCCGCGAAGCTGGCCCTGCCGCACCGTCGCCGGCGCAAGCCGTTCGACGCGCCAGGCCTGGACGAGGACCTGCTCGACCGACTGCTCGGTGATGACGACGAGCCGGATCCCACACCCGACGACACGAACGACGACCCGGATCCGCAGCAGCCGCAGCCTGATTCGCAGAACGACGGCGGCGAGACTGACCGCGAGGATTCCCCGTCCGGTGGTGACTCGTCGTCCTCCGACAGCGGCGATTCCGGGCAAGACGCCGCCCCGCCGACCCCGCACCAGGACGGTGGCGAGGCCGACCGCTCCGACCAGGAGCAGGAGCTCGACACAGCGGCGCCCGAGGCGCCGAGCGCGGCCCCGCAGGTCGCGCAGGCCGAGGAGCCCTACCGGGTGCGGTCGTTCACCGTGCGCGGTGTGGGCCGCGGAGAGGCCGGCCGGCGCAGCCGGGCGATCACCAACTGGGGCGCGACGATCGGCTCCGAGCGCGACGGCAGCGGCGCGGTGCACCTGCCAGCCACCATCCGGGCGGCCGCACTGCGCGGCGCGGGTCGGGCGGGCGCCGGGCGACTGCACGTCGCCGGTGAGGACCTGCGCCACAAGGTGACCCAGGGCCGCGAGTCCAACCTCGTCCTCATCGCCGTCGACGCCTCCGGATCGATGGGTGCGCGCGAACGGATGCGAGAGGTCAAGACCGCCGTCATCAGCCTCCTGACCGACGCCTACCAGCGCCGCGACCGGGTCGGAGTGGTCACCTTCCGCGGCGCCGAGGCCGACCTGGCGCTGCCCCCGACGCACTCGGTCGAAGCGGCCGCGGCCTGCCTGACCGACCTGCCGCACGGCGGCCGTACGCCGCTCGCCGAGGGACTGCTGACCGCCGCCCGCGCCCTGGAGGTCGAGCGCATCCGCGACCCACACCGGCGAGTGCTGCTCGTCCTGGTCACCGACGGCCGCGCGACCTCCGGGCCGGACGCCCTCGAGCGCGCCCGCTGGGTCGCCGACCGCTGGCCGAGCACCGGGGTGGACGCCGTGGTCGTCGACGCCGAGACCGGCCGGTTCCGGATGGGCCTGGCCGCCGACCTCGCCGAGCGGATGGGCGCCGAGCACGTGACGCTGGCAGAATTCGCCGCCGACAGCCTGGTCAGCGCCATCCGCGAGAGGAGTGTGGCCTGA
- a CDS encoding precorrin-8X methylmutase — protein sequence MNADPSPPTRRYDYVADGAEIYRRSFGMVREQADLSAVPADLRVVVTRIVHACGDVDIVPAVAASSDVVTAARHALRSGAAVFTDSVMLASGVTARRMPAHNEVLCTLRDARVPALAKQWHTTRAAAAVSLWDERLDGAVVAIGNAPTALFHLLEVVMDGGPRPAAIVGMPVGFIGSAESKVALAEHVLPGGGQIPWITVHGHRGGSAMASAAVNALATESELA from the coding sequence ATGAACGCCGACCCGAGCCCACCCACCCGTCGCTACGACTATGTGGCCGACGGCGCGGAGATCTACCGCCGCTCCTTCGGCATGGTCCGCGAGCAGGCCGACCTGTCCGCGGTCCCAGCCGACCTGCGGGTCGTCGTGACCCGGATCGTGCATGCCTGCGGGGACGTCGACATCGTGCCCGCGGTCGCCGCCTCATCCGATGTCGTCACCGCGGCGCGGCACGCATTGCGTTCGGGCGCAGCGGTGTTCACCGATTCGGTGATGCTCGCCTCCGGGGTCACCGCTCGCCGGATGCCGGCACACAACGAGGTGTTGTGCACCCTGCGCGACGCCCGCGTGCCTGCGCTCGCGAAGCAGTGGCACACCACGCGCGCCGCGGCGGCGGTGTCGCTGTGGGACGAGCGCCTCGACGGGGCCGTCGTCGCCATCGGCAACGCACCCACCGCGCTCTTCCACCTGCTCGAAGTCGTGATGGACGGCGGCCCGCGACCGGCGGCGATCGTCGGGATGCCGGTCGGATTCATCGGGTCGGCCGAGTCCAAGGTCGCCCTGGCCGAACACGTCCTGCCGGGCGGTGGGCAGATCCCGTGGATCACCGTGCACGGCCACCGCGGCGGGTCGGCGATGGCGTCGGCCGCTGTCAACGCGCTCGCCACGGAGTCCGAACTCGCATGA
- a CDS encoding SAM-dependent methyltransferase has protein sequence MTVHFIGAGPGAADLLTLRAVRLLEQSPVCLFAGTYLDDAVLAHCPPDAELIDTQHLNLDAITDHLVAATSRGADVARLCSGDPSVYSAIAEQTRRLDQAGVDWDVTPGVPAYAATAALVGRELTVPEVAQSVVLTRVQKDSTKMPAGESLEAYAATGATLVLHLAIRHIDTIVERLTPHYGADCPVVIGSQVSQPAELVLRGTLADIAGRVHEHGLRQAAVILVGPALGTRDFVESHLYSSRPPA, from the coding sequence GTGACCGTGCACTTCATCGGCGCCGGACCCGGCGCCGCCGACCTGCTCACGCTGCGCGCGGTGCGGCTGCTCGAACAGAGTCCGGTCTGCCTCTTCGCCGGCACCTACCTGGACGACGCGGTGTTGGCGCACTGCCCGCCGGACGCCGAGCTCATCGATACCCAGCACCTCAATCTCGACGCGATCACCGACCACCTGGTGGCGGCGACCTCACGCGGCGCCGACGTCGCACGGCTGTGCTCCGGTGACCCGTCGGTCTACTCCGCGATCGCCGAACAGACCCGGCGCCTGGACCAGGCGGGCGTGGACTGGGACGTGACACCCGGTGTCCCGGCGTACGCCGCGACCGCAGCCCTGGTGGGGCGGGAGCTCACCGTCCCCGAGGTCGCCCAGTCCGTCGTGCTCACGCGGGTGCAGAAGGACTCCACGAAGATGCCCGCGGGCGAGTCGCTCGAGGCGTACGCCGCGACGGGCGCGACGCTGGTGCTGCACCTGGCGATCCGGCACATCGACACGATCGTCGAGCGGCTGACCCCGCACTACGGCGCGGACTGCCCGGTGGTCATCGGCTCGCAGGTCAGTCAGCCGGCCGAGCTGGTCCTGCGCGGGACGCTGGCCGACATCGCCGGTCGGGTGCACGAGCACGGCCTGCGGCAGGCGGCGGTCATCCTGGTCGGACCCGCGCTAGGCACCCGTGACTTCGTGGAGTCGCACCTGTACTCCTCGCGCCCACCCGCCTGA
- a CDS encoding cobalamin biosynthesis protein CobG, translating into MTSRARPDGGDRCPGVLRPFVAGDGALVRLRVPGGRIGVDVLGDVMGIATEYGAPVVQLTSRGNLQLRALPDPLPQVLIERIEATGLLPSASHERVRNILSAPLAISLRPLVESLDTAITDDPVLARLPGRFLFALSDRSGSVLTEGWDLAYQALDADEGLVLAGGHAIEVRSVDAVSELIRRAHLFLDHRSGDDVWNVRDLPTGSPVFEGMHPYDVHPPAPLPPGPAGDDLVVGVPLGMLRPAHLDAIAAFADEVVLTPWKSFVVPGAAADPSRLRDAGLVITGASPWSRITACVGAPYCARTQTHTLDLATSATARMTGAGPRVHVVGCERRCGEPSSDHLTLVAPTDVHQVVAASGDPR; encoded by the coding sequence GTGACTTCCCGAGCCCGCCCCGACGGTGGCGACCGCTGCCCGGGGGTGCTGCGCCCGTTCGTCGCGGGCGACGGCGCCCTCGTGCGGCTGCGCGTGCCCGGCGGCCGGATCGGTGTCGACGTGCTCGGCGACGTCATGGGAATCGCCACCGAGTACGGCGCACCCGTGGTGCAGCTGACCAGCCGCGGCAACCTGCAACTGCGCGCTCTTCCGGATCCGCTGCCCCAGGTGCTGATCGAGCGGATCGAGGCGACCGGGCTCCTTCCCAGCGCCTCCCATGAGCGGGTACGCAACATCCTGTCCGCGCCGCTGGCCATATCTCTGCGCCCGCTCGTGGAATCACTCGATACCGCGATCACCGACGATCCGGTGCTCGCACGGCTGCCGGGGCGGTTCCTCTTCGCGCTCAGCGACCGGTCCGGCTCAGTGCTCACCGAGGGGTGGGACCTGGCCTACCAGGCGCTCGACGCAGACGAGGGCCTCGTCCTCGCCGGCGGTCACGCGATCGAGGTCCGGTCGGTCGACGCGGTCTCCGAACTCATCCGCCGCGCCCACCTCTTCCTCGACCACCGCTCAGGCGACGACGTCTGGAACGTCCGCGACCTACCCACCGGCTCCCCCGTCTTCGAGGGGATGCACCCGTACGACGTGCACCCGCCCGCGCCGCTCCCGCCCGGCCCGGCCGGCGACGACCTGGTGGTCGGCGTCCCGCTCGGGATGCTGCGACCCGCCCATCTCGACGCCATCGCCGCGTTCGCCGACGAGGTGGTGCTCACCCCGTGGAAGTCGTTCGTCGTACCTGGCGCGGCGGCCGACCCGTCTCGTCTGCGCGACGCCGGGTTGGTCATCACCGGCGCCTCCCCCTGGTCGCGGATCACCGCGTGCGTCGGCGCGCCCTACTGCGCCCGCACCCAGACCCACACCCTCGACCTCGCCACATCGGCAACCGCTCGGATGACCGGGGCCGGACCCCGTGTCCACGTCGTCGGATGCGAACGCCGTTGCGGCGAGCCGTCGTCCGACCACCTCACCCTCGTGGCACCGACCGACGTGCACCAGGTCGTTGCCGCCTCTGGAGACCCTCGATGA